The Streptomyces spinoverrucosus genomic interval TCTGGTTCACGGCGGGCAGCACGCCCGTTTCCTTCCCCAGCCGCTCGATGTGCTCGATCGTGAAGTTGGAGACCCCGATCGACCCCACCAGGCCGTCCTCGCGGAGTTTGATCATGGCCCGCCAGGAGTCGACGTACCGGCCGACGCGGGGGAGCGGCCAGTGGATCAGATACAGGTCCACCCGCTCCAGCCCCAGCCGGCGCCGGGACTCCTCGAAGGAGGCGAGGGTCTCCGCGTAGCCGTGGTCCCGGCCCGGGAGCTTCGTCGTCACCACGATCTCCTCGCGCGGGACACCGCTGCGGGCGATCGCGCGGCCCACACCCGTCTCGTTGCGGTAGTTCGTCGCCGTGTCGATCAGGCGATAGCCCAGATCCAGGGCGGTGAGCACCGCCCGCTCCGCGTGCGCGTCGTCCAGCGGCCAGGTGCCCAGGCCGATGGCGGGGAGCGTCGTGCCGTCGTTGAGCGTGTGCGCGGGAATGCTGCCGCTCACGGTCCACCCTTCCGCTCGACTGTGCCGTACCGACAGTATGGGCGGGCCCGGCCACGCTCGCCGCCGCGGATAGGCTGAGGAGTGATCAACCGGACCGGCGGGGAAGAGGGCAGCGGACGCCATGGCCAGGGCCGAGGACCAGCACACGACGGGACGCGCCACGTCACGGGACGTCGCCCGGCTCGCCGGCGTGTCGCACACCGCCGTCTCCTTCGTCTTCAACGGGCGCGCCGAGGGCAACCTCTCGCCCGCCACCCAGGAACGCATCCGCCAGGCCGCTGCCCAGCTGGGCTACCGGCCCGACCCCGTCGCGCGCGGCCTGCGCCGCCGCCGTACGGCCGTCATCGGCCTGGTCACGGACGAGATCGCCTCCTCGCCGTTCGCCGGCCGGCTGCTGCGCGGCGCCATGGAGACCGCCTGGGACCACGAGCACCTCGTCCTCACCGTCGACTCCGGCGGTGACCCGGCCAAGGAGGACGCGGCCGTCGCCGAACTCCTCGACCGGCGCGTCGACGGCATCATCTACGCGGCCATGTCCCTGCGCCGCGTCCGCGTCCCCGAAGGCCTGCACCGCACCCACTCCGTGCTTGCCAACTGCCTGCCCGAGGACGACTCGCTGCCCGCCGTCATCCCCGCCGAGCGCGCGGGCGGCCGTACGGCGGCCCGGCTGCTCCTCGACCAGGGGCACCGCCGGGTCGCGCACATCGGCGGGCTGGACGACATCGCGTCGGTCGAACGGCTGCGCGGCTTCCGTGACGCGCTGCGCGCCGAGGGGATCACCGTGCCCAAGGAGTGGCTGGTACGCGCCGGGGGCGAGATCTCCGGCGGCTACGAGGGCGCGCTGCGGCTGCTGGACGGCGTCGCCCCGGACCGCCGCCCCACCGGGATCTTCTGCTACAACGACCGGGTCGCGGCGGGCGTCCTGCACGCCGCGGCCCGGCTCGGCGTCACCGTACCCGGCGACCTGTCGGTGGTCGGCTACGACGACCAGGAGCACATGGCGGCCTTCCTCGCCCCGCCGCTCACCTCGGTCGCCCTGCCGCACCGCGCGATGGGCGAGGCCGCCGCCCGGCTGCTCCTGGACGCCATCGACACCGGCCGCACCCCACCGGCGACCACCAGGCGCCTGGCCTGTCCGGTCGTCAGCCGTGCTTCGGTGGGGCCGGCTCCCACCCGGTGACGGCCGCCCCGGCGCCCGTCACGACCAGCTCCGGAACGTCCCCCGGACGCCGGTAGAGACGCTGGGTCATCGTGGCCCGGTCGCCGACGAACACCTCGTACAGCGAGCCGTCGACGAGGATCCGCACGGTCGGTTCCTCGCCGTGCGGCAGCGACACCGCGACCGGGGCGGAATCCTCGAAGCGCACGGTCACCTCGCGGCTCTCCGGGTCCAGACCGACCGTCAGCCGCTCGCCCGACACGCTCACGGTCGCCAGCCCTCGGGCCGCCGTGACCAGCAGGTCGTACGCCTGCGGCAGCCGCGCCCGGCCCGGTGCGGTGACGAACGGCTCGGCCGCGCGCAGCAGTTCGAGCTCCAGGGCGGGTACGACGCGCAGCGCGCCGTCGGGACGGACGTCGACGACCCTCGGCGCGGTGAGGACACCGGCCCAGCCGGCCGGACGCGGGTCACGCGCCTCCCAGGACCAGCCCCACATGAGAGTGCGGTCCGCCTCCTGGAGCAGGGCGGGAGCGTAGAAGTCGCGGCCGTGGTCGAGCCGGCCACCGGCGCGGGCCTCGAACGCCAGGCCGTCGTCGTCGACGGGAAGCAGACGTCCCGTCAGATATCCCGTGGAGCAGGGATCTCCGTCCCACAGCGACACCACCAGCAGCCACTCCCCGCCGGGCGTCACGCACAGCTGCGGGCACTCCCAGCCGACGGCCTTGTCGCCGAACGCGTCCACCGCCACCGGGTCGTTGCCGTCCACGAGGACCCCGGCGAACCGCCAGTCGGCCAGGTCCTGGCAGTCGTACAGCAGCACCGACGGCGTACCGTCGGCGTGCGCCGCCCCCACCAGCGCCCAGCGCCGGCCCGCGTGCCGGAAGACGAACGGGTCGCGGAACATCGTCACGTCCAGACCCGCGGGCGGACCGGACACCACGGGCGTGGGCAGCGGCTGCCACCCGGTCAGCAGCTCAGGGTCCGTGGCCCTGGCCAGGCAGATGCTGCCGAGGCCGGTGTGGTGGCGGTCGACGCCGGTGTACACGGCGGTCGGCACGCCGTCGTCGTCGACCACACAGCCCGACCAGCACCCCGCCTCGTCCGGACCGCCCGTCGTCGGCGTGAGCGCGATCGGATGGTGCTCCCAGTGGACGAGGTCCGGACTGGAGACATGGCCCCAGTGGATGTCGGCGTGCACGGGCGCGTCGGGGTTGTGCTGGTAGAAGAGGTGGTAGCGGCCCCGCCAACGGAACGGGCCGTTGGGGTCGTTGATCCAGTTGGCGGGCGGGCGGACCCGGAAGCGCGGCGCGTCGGGATCCTGGACGGGAGCGGCGAGGCTCAACGGTTGACTCCTGCGGAGGTGATGCCCTCGCGGAGAGGGCGCTGGCCGACGACGAACACGGCGACGGCGGGGATCATGGAGAGCACGACACCGGCGAGGACCACGGAGATGGAGCCGGTGCCGAGATTGCCCTGAAGTGAGACCAGGCCCAGCGGCAGCGTGTAGTTCTGGCTGGAGGTCTCCAGGATCAGCGGGCGGAAGAACTCGTTCCAGTGGTAGTTGAAGGCCAGTACGCCGACGATCGCGAGCCCGGGCGCGGCCAGCGGGGCGTACACGGACCGGAAGATCCGCCACGGCCCGGCCCCGTCCAGCATCGCCGCCTCGCCCAGGTCCTTGGGCATGCCCAGGAAGTACTGGCGCATCAGGAAGGTGCCGAACGCGGTCGGGAACGCCGGGACGATCAGCCCGAGCAGGGTGTCGGTGAGGCTCATCGACTTCAGCACCAGGAACACCGGCACGATGGTGACCTGCAACGGCACCATCATGGTCGCCAGGACCAGCGCGAACAGCGGCTTCTTGAACCGGAACTCCAGGCGCGCGAAGGCGTACCCGGCCAGGCCCGCGGTGATCATCTGGCCGACCGCGATCAGCGCTGTCACCAGCGTCGAGTTCAGCGCGAGCAGCCATACGTCGATCTGGTCGAAGACCCCGCGGTACGACTCGGCGGTCGGGTCCGTCGGGATGATCCTCGGCGGCAGCTCGAAGGACTCGGCGGGGGTGCGCAGCGAGGTGGAGACCGTCCAGATGACCGGGCCGAGGGTCAGCAGGGCGCAGACGGCAAGGGCGGTGATCCGCGCCCACGGTCCCAGGGAGTACCGCAGGCGGCTGGGGGTGAGGGTCGCTTGGCTCATGGGACTTCCCGGCTCACTGGTAGTGGACGAAACGCCGGCTGAGCCGGAACTGGAGGGCGGTGACCGCCATGATCAGCACGAACAGCAGCACGCCCACCGCGGAGGCGGTGCCGAAGCGGAGCTGCTCGAAGGCGGTCTCGTAGATGACCATCACGACCGTGCGGGTGGAGTCACCGGGCCCGCCGTCGGTGAGGACGTACGGCTGCTCGAAGACCTGGAGCGCGTTGATGATGCCGACCACCGACGCGACCAGCAGCGTGGGGGAGAGCAGCGGCAGTGTGATGTGGAGGTGCTTGCGCAGACCGGTCGCGCCGTCGAGGGCGGCGGCCTCGTGGACCTCCTTGGGGACGTTGTTCAGCCCGCCCACGAACAGCAGGAACGAGAAGCCGAACTGCTGCCAGACGTAGACCAGGATCACCGTGGCCATCGCCCCGTTCTCCGAGGTCAGCCATGGCACCGGGGCGACGCCGACCAGCCCGAGCAGCCAGTTCACGACCCCGAAGTCCTGGTTGAACAGGTACTTCATCACCACCGAGATGGACGCGGCGGACAGCACCAGCGGGAAGAAGAACGCCGAGCGGAACACCGACCGCAGCCACACCGGCATCCGCCCGTTCACCGCGAGCGCCAGCACCAGCGCCACGAGCAGTTGCAGCGCGACCGCGAGCACCATGAAGACCAGGGTGTTGCGGAAGGACACCAGGACGGTCGAATCGCCCGCCAGCTCACGGTAGTTGGCGGCCCCGGCGAAACGCGGGGAGTCGATCACGTTCCAGTGGAACAGGCTCAGCACCACCGACCCGACGATCGGGACGACCGTGAACACGACGATGCCGACGACGGTCGGGGCCAGGAACAGGGCGGCCAGCAGCCGGGTGCGGCGGTCGCGGGTGGCGGGCCGATCGGCGGGCGCGGACGGGGGTGCCGGGCGCGGTCGTACGGCCGGTATCCGGGTGTTCGTCATACGTCACGCTCCATGGCCTTCTCCAGGTCGCCCTGCATCCGGCGCAGCGCGGGGCGCACCGAGCGCGGCGAGGACAGCGCGGTGCCGGTGTGCTTGAGCAGCACCTGCTCGACCTCGGCGACCTGCGGCGGCGCCGGGATCGGCGCGGTGTCGGGGAACCGGTCGAGGGTGTCGTAGAAGACCCGCCAGTGCGCCGGACCGGACTCGGCGTAGCGGTCGGCCGTGAGCATCGAGCGGCGGGCCGGGGTCGTCTGGTTGGTCTCGAACAGCCGGGTCAGGGTGTCCCGGCGGGCGGCGTACTTGATGAACTCCCAGGCCTCGTCCTGTCTCCTGGACGTGCGCAGCAGCGCGTAGCCCGCCGCGCCGAACTGCATGCGCTGGGTGCGCCAACGCGGGAAGAACTGCACGTCGAACGTCCCGGGCCGCATGCCCGCCAGATGCAGGCCGCCCGCCCAGAAGCCGCCCGCCGGGGTGACACCGACGCGGCCGGTGGAGAACACGCCGATGAGGTTCTGCCCGTTGCCGCCCTCGGGCCGGGTGCACAGGCCCTCCTGGATGAGGGAGGCGAGATAGTCGTACGCCTCCTCCACACGGGGCTGGTCGGCCTGCGGAGTCGTCCACCGGAAGCCGCCCCCGCGTCCGGCCCGCCGGTCGGCCGGGTAGAAGGTGTCCCACAGCCAGGAGCCGCCGGGCGCCTTGGACTCGGCGAGCAGGTTGGTGTCGTTGGCGAACAGCCACGGCACCACACCGCCCCACAGCCGGTTGGTCCAGAAGTACGGCGTGAACCGGGAGCCGCTGGACTGCTTCATGTCCCGCAGCAGCGCGGTGAAGTCGTCGCGGGTCCAGTCGGCCGCCGGGAAGCCGGCGCCCGCCCGCCGCAGCACCTGGTTGTTGAGGTAGATGTCGGCGGCGTTGAACTCGACCGGCAGCTGGTACAGGCTGCCCTCGTACATCATCGACTCCACCAGCGCGGGATGGACGTCGGCGAAGTACTCGCGAAGCTCGGCCGCGTCCCGCTTCACCCACCGGTCCAGCGGCACGCCGAGCCGCCGCGCGAACAACTGCACGCCCTCGGTGGCCACATAGACGAGGTCGGGGGCGGTGCCCGCCGCGATCTGGGTGAGGATCTTCGCGAAGAAGTCCGACCAGTCGACGGCCTGCACCGCGTTGATCCGGACCTTGATGTCGGGGTGCACCCGCCGGAAGCCCTCGGTGAGGGTGCGGATCGCGGCCGGGCCGTAGGCGGGGCCGAGGGTGGCGACGACGAGGGAGCCGTCGTCGCGGCCGGGGATGTCGGCTCCGGTGAGCCGGTCCCAGCTCGCGGCGGTACCGGCCAGCGCGGCGGCTCCCGCGCCGTAGGCGCCGTACCGCAACAGCGCGCGGCGGTTGAGATGCGAGTCGGTCATCGATGGGCCTAACTCGTGTTAGATCAGGGTTGATGCCCCAGATGATGGGAACCGCCCCGCGCCGGTGTCAAGAGACGCGACGCCTTGACCTTTAACGAGTTAGGTCTACAGTCCTGGTCCACATGAGCCGCCCTTCGCACGAGAGGGAACGATGTGTGATGCGTGGAATGTCCAGGAGATCGCTGTTCGCCGGTACGGCCGTGGGGGCGACGGCCGCGCTGCTGCCCGCACCGCCCGCCGCCGCGCGGGCCGCGGCCTGCGCCCGGTACCGCGCGGCGTACCACTTCACGGTCCCCGACCAGTGGAAGAACGACCCGCAGCGCCCGGTCTGGATCGACGGCGAGTACCACTACTACTACCTGTACAACCCGGACTACTTCACCGGCGGCACCACCGCCGGCACCGCCTGGCGCCTGGCCACCAGCACCGACCTGGTGAGCTTCCGGGACCGGGGGATCGCCGTGCCGAAGGACACCACGCCCAACGGCGACGTCTGGTCGGGCTGTGCGGTGGTCGACACGGAGGGCACGGCCGGGTTCGGCAGGGGCGCGGTCGTCGTACTGGCCACCATGGAGCCGGTGGAGGGCGCCAACACCCAGGCCCAGTACCTGTACTACTCCACCGACGGGGGCCACACCTTCACCCACCACGGCACCGACCCGGTGCTGGCCAACCCCGGCGTGCGCGACTTCCGCGACCCCAAGGTGATCCGCGACGAGGAACGCGGCCGGTGGGTGATGGTGCTCGCCGAGCAGTACAAGGTCGGCTTCTACCACTCCACGAACCTCAGGTCCTGGACGTACGTGGGAGGTTTCGTCAAGGAGGGCATCGGGGTGCTGGAGTGCCCCGACCTGTTCCGCATCACGGCCGGCGACGGGACCGTGAGGTGGGTGCTCGGCGTCAGCGCCAACGGCAAGGGCTCCGGGCTGCCGAACACGTACGCGTACTGGACCGGCGCCTTCGACGGCACCACCTTCACGCCCGACGCGTCCGAGCCGCAGTGGCTGGACCACGGCTGGGACTGGTACGGGGCGGTGACCTTCGAGAAGCGGGACCGGGGCGGACGGCTCGACGAGGGGACGCGGTACGCGATCGGCTGGCTGAACAACTGGGACTATCCCAACACCACGCCCACGATCGACAGCGACGGCTTCAACGGCACCGACTCGATCGTCCGCGAGGTCACGCTGAAGCGGGCCGCGTCCGGCGCGTACCACCTCGCCTCACGGCCCGTCGCCGCCCTCGACTCGTACGTCTCCCGGACGGTGCGTCTGGGTGACCTGGAAGTCGACGGCACCCGGCTCCTCGACTACCGGGGCCTGTCCTACGAGGTCAGCTGCGAGATCACCTGGGACGCGCTCACCGGCGCCGGCCTCCAGCTGCGCCGGTCACCGGACGGGGTCCGCCACATCGACGCCGGGGTCTACGGCGACTACGCGTTCCTCAACCGCCGGACCACCGTGAACCCGGACGCCTCGGGCCGGTGGCAGGAGAGCACGAGCCCGTTCGACCCGTCCGGGCGGCGGGTGCGGCTGCGGATCCTGGTCGACCGGACGTCGGTGGAGATGTTCGTGGACGACGGCCGGTACGTGCACTCCTCGGAGGTCTTCCCCTACCTCATCGACAACCGGCTGGCGCTGTTCACGATCGGCGGGCGGGCGGTGTTCCGGGACACGGTGATCCGGGAGTTCGCGGTCTGAGGCGGGGAGACCTCGGCCGCGCGGTGCGAGGCGCTGTCGCCACGGAGGCGGATCGCTGTCACGATCTTCCAAAGAGCCTTTCTCGGCTCCGACAGAGCCTTTCTCGGCTCCGACGAGGACAGGAGCGCGCATGACGACGGACAGGGCCACGGCGGGGGAGCGGGTCGCGGGCGTCGAGGTGAACCCCGTCGCCGGGCACATCGGAGCCGAGATCACGGGTGTCGACCTGGCCGGTGAGCTGGACGACGCCCAGGTGGCCGCGATCCGGGAGGCGGTGCTGCGCTGGAAGGTGGTGTTCTTCCGGGGGCAGCGGCTGGACCACGCCGCGCACGTGGCGTTCGCGCGGCGGTTCGGTGAGCCGGTGGTGCTGGGGCGGCGGGGCAGCGCCTCGCCGCCCGACTTCCCTCAGATCGAGACGACCGCCGACCGGCTGGAGCTGGGCGGACGGTTCGGCATGGAGCACGACGAGTGGCTGCAGCGCCGCCGGCACACCCTGCTGCGCGGCTGGCACTGCGACCACGGTGCCCGCATCGACCCGCCCGCCGCGACCATCCTGCGGGCTCAGACCGTCCCGCCGTACGGCGGAGACACCACCTGGTCGAATCTGGCGGCGGCGTACGCCGGACTGTCCGCGCCGGTCCGGGAGTTCGTGGCCGGGCTGCGCGCCGAGCACCGGCTCGGCGTCGGCTACCAGCCCCGGCCCGGCGACGACGCCTACCTCCGCCACCTGCTGGACCACCAGGTCGCCTCGGTGCACCCGCTGGTGCGCGTCCACCCGGAGACGGGCGAGCGGGTGCTGTACGTCAACGGCTATTACGTCGAGCAGATCGCCGACGTCTCCCGCGCCGAGAGCAGGCTGCTGCTGGAGATGCTGCTGGAGCAGGCCGTCCGCCCCGAGTACACGGTCCGTTTCCGCTGGGAGCCGGGCAGCGTGGCCTTCTGGGACAACCGCGCCACCATCCACCTGGCCCCCAGCGACAACGCCCACCTCGCACACCCCCGGATCATGCACCGGGTGATGCTCGCCGGTGACGTCCCGGTCGGCGTGGACGGCAAGCCGTCGGAGCCGATCACCGGCACCGAGCCGGGACGCTGGTGAAGCCCCTGGCGCGGGTCAGTCGAACGGATCCAGCGTCAGAGAGGCCTGCTGGGGGTTGCCGTCGTGGACCAGGGACTCGTGGTGGCCGACGTCGTCGAAGGCGAACGCGTACGCCTTTCCGTCGGCCATCCGGTCATGGATGATCCGGGCGTAGTGGTTGGTCACCGCGTCCTTGTAGAAGTTCGCCGACGAGGTGTCCGGCTGGTTCGGGTTGGTGAGCAGCGTCGAGCGGTTGAAGCCCGCGCACAGCGTGCGGGAGATCGGGCCGCGCACCTGGTCGTTGGGGGCGTCGAGGAGCCGGTGGCAGCCGAAGACGCTGCTTGCGTCGGGCTTGTGGAAGCTGGTGACGACCGCGCCGGAGCTGTTGGTGAAGTTCATGACGCCGCCGGAGACCCGCCCGAAGTACTTGGTGTTCGGCTGGTCCCCGAACGGCGTGACGGTGAGCGTCGTCGTGGCGTACTTCTGCCAGACCCGGTCGATGTAATCGTTCATGACCGACGCCGGAAGGGCCCCGGTCTCCACCCCGTACAGCGGTGACAACGCCCGCAGCACGGTGCCGTCCGGCCGGGTCTGGATCAGCCCGCCCCAGCCGCCCGACTGGGCCCGCAGCGTGTTGAACACCGCGCTGTAGCCGCCCGACTTCAGTCGGCCGGTGCTGCTGACGCTGCCGTCGGCGCGCTGCACCCCGACCGAGTAGGGCGCCGAGAACATGTCGACCTGCGTGCTGTTGAGCCACAGACCGGAGTCGTTGAGCGTGTACTCGGACCAGTTGAAGAGGATGTTGCGGTTCGGATCGCTCGGGTTCTGCACGGCCGGCTGCACCAGACCGCCCGTGGTGAGACGGAAGTCGAGCTTCTGGCCGTACGAGAAGTAGATCCGGCCGGATAGCTTGGGGATCTGGATCGTCTTGGACTGCCCGGCGGCCGGGCCGGGGATGGACGCGTCCGGTGCCGGGGTCGGCGGGTTGCCACCGGCCGGCCAGGCGTGGAAGGTGCCGCCCGCGTCGGCCCAGCCCTGCTGACCGGTCGTCAGCGAGGTGCCGAGTGTGTAGATGTACACCGGTTCGCCGCGGCCGGAGCTGTTGGTGATCTTCAGGGGGATGGTGGCGGGCACCGCGGCGTCCGCGGGGGGCGAGGAGCCGAACGTGAGCAGGGCGCCGAGCAGGGTGGCCGCCGCGGCCGCCGTGAGGAGCCGGTGTTTGAGGCTGGCGAGCACTCTCCACCTCCGTGCGGTGTGTGGGGGGAGTTGGTCCGTACCTGTTTTTGAGAGCGCTCTCAGGGTTGCGTCGGGGCGCGTGCATGTCAATGCGCGCGGCAACGAAAAGGCGGCGCCCGCCGGTTGAGGGGCGCCGCCCTTCGAGGTCGGTCCTCGGGAGGGGCCGCTCGTCAGAAGGGGACGGTCAGAACGTGCGGTCCAGGAGGTCCAGTAGTGCCGCCCAGTGCCGCTTGTCGCCCTCCGCCTGGTACGACTCGGTGTCGGCCTGGGTGAAACCGTGCGGTGCGTCCGGGTAGACCTCGCAGCGGTGCCGTACTCCCGCCGCCGTCAGCGCGTCCTCGAGGCGCTCGATCTGCTCGGGCGGCATGGCCGGGTCGTGGTCGGCGTGGCCGAAGTACAGTTCCGCGGTGATCCGGTCGGCCAGCAGGTGCGCACTGTCCGGCGCCTCGGTCGCCAACTGGGCCCCGTGGAAACCGGCCGCCGCCGCGACGCGATCGGGATATGTGCCGGCGGTGAGCAGGGACAGCCGCGCGCCGAAGCAGTAGCCGGTCACCGCGATCGGGCGGTCCGTCACCTCGGGGCGCTCGGTCAGCCAGCGCAGATACGCGCCGGCGTCGCGCATCGCGAGCTCCGGTGTCAGCGCCTGCACCATCGGCATGATCCGCTGGAACAGCCCGCCGCGGGCCTCGGCGTCGATGAAGTCGGGCAACTCCACGACCGGGGCGCGTCCGTGACGGTAGAAGACGT includes:
- a CDS encoding aldo/keto reductase, with amino-acid sequence MSGSIPAHTLNDGTTLPAIGLGTWPLDDAHAERAVLTALDLGYRLIDTATNYRNETGVGRAIARSGVPREEIVVTTKLPGRDHGYAETLASFEESRRRLGLERVDLYLIHWPLPRVGRYVDSWRAMIKLREDGLVGSIGVSNFTIEHIERLGKETGVLPAVNQIELHPHLPQEELRAFHAEKGIVTESWTPLGRGTGLLQDPVVVTIAEAHGVTPGQVVLRWHTQLGALPIPKSADAERQRQNLDIFGFTLAPAQMQAIADRVPQRTGGDPEVHEEF
- a CDS encoding LacI family DNA-binding transcriptional regulator, whose translation is MARAEDQHTTGRATSRDVARLAGVSHTAVSFVFNGRAEGNLSPATQERIRQAAAQLGYRPDPVARGLRRRRTAVIGLVTDEIASSPFAGRLLRGAMETAWDHEHLVLTVDSGGDPAKEDAAVAELLDRRVDGIIYAAMSLRRVRVPEGLHRTHSVLANCLPEDDSLPAVIPAERAGGRTAARLLLDQGHRRVAHIGGLDDIASVERLRGFRDALRAEGITVPKEWLVRAGGEISGGYEGALRLLDGVAPDRRPTGIFCYNDRVAAGVLHAAARLGVTVPGDLSVVGYDDQEHMAAFLAPPLTSVALPHRAMGEAAARLLLDAIDTGRTPPATTRRLACPVVSRASVGPAPTR
- a CDS encoding glycoside hydrolase family 32 protein, translating into MSLAAPVQDPDAPRFRVRPPANWINDPNGPFRWRGRYHLFYQHNPDAPVHADIHWGHVSSPDLVHWEHHPIALTPTTGGPDEAGCWSGCVVDDDGVPTAVYTGVDRHHTGLGSICLARATDPELLTGWQPLPTPVVSGPPAGLDVTMFRDPFVFRHAGRRWALVGAAHADGTPSVLLYDCQDLADWRFAGVLVDGNDPVAVDAFGDKAVGWECPQLCVTPGGEWLLVVSLWDGDPCSTGYLTGRLLPVDDDGLAFEARAGGRLDHGRDFYAPALLQEADRTLMWGWSWEARDPRPAGWAGVLTAPRVVDVRPDGALRVVPALELELLRAAEPFVTAPGRARLPQAYDLLVTAARGLATVSVSGERLTVGLDPESREVTVRFEDSAPVAVSLPHGEEPTVRILVDGSLYEVFVGDRATMTQRLYRRPGDVPELVVTGAGAAVTGWEPAPPKHG
- a CDS encoding carbohydrate ABC transporter permease; this translates as MSQATLTPSRLRYSLGPWARITALAVCALLTLGPVIWTVSTSLRTPAESFELPPRIIPTDPTAESYRGVFDQIDVWLLALNSTLVTALIAVGQMITAGLAGYAFARLEFRFKKPLFALVLATMMVPLQVTIVPVFLVLKSMSLTDTLLGLIVPAFPTAFGTFLMRQYFLGMPKDLGEAAMLDGAGPWRIFRSVYAPLAAPGLAIVGVLAFNYHWNEFFRPLILETSSQNYTLPLGLVSLQGNLGTGSISVVLAGVVLSMIPAVAVFVVGQRPLREGITSAGVNR
- a CDS encoding carbohydrate ABC transporter permease, with amino-acid sequence MTNTRIPAVRPRPAPPSAPADRPATRDRRTRLLAALFLAPTVVGIVVFTVVPIVGSVVLSLFHWNVIDSPRFAGAANYRELAGDSTVLVSFRNTLVFMVLAVALQLLVALVLALAVNGRMPVWLRSVFRSAFFFPLVLSAASISVVMKYLFNQDFGVVNWLLGLVGVAPVPWLTSENGAMATVILVYVWQQFGFSFLLFVGGLNNVPKEVHEAAALDGATGLRKHLHITLPLLSPTLLVASVVGIINALQVFEQPYVLTDGGPGDSTRTVVMVIYETAFEQLRFGTASAVGVLLFVLIMAVTALQFRLSRRFVHYQ
- a CDS encoding extracellular solute-binding protein, with translation MTDSHLNRRALLRYGAYGAGAAALAGTAASWDRLTGADIPGRDDGSLVVATLGPAYGPAAIRTLTEGFRRVHPDIKVRINAVQAVDWSDFFAKILTQIAAGTAPDLVYVATEGVQLFARRLGVPLDRWVKRDAAELREYFADVHPALVESMMYEGSLYQLPVEFNAADIYLNNQVLRRAGAGFPAADWTRDDFTALLRDMKQSSGSRFTPYFWTNRLWGGVVPWLFANDTNLLAESKAPGGSWLWDTFYPADRRAGRGGGFRWTTPQADQPRVEEAYDYLASLIQEGLCTRPEGGNGQNLIGVFSTGRVGVTPAGGFWAGGLHLAGMRPGTFDVQFFPRWRTQRMQFGAAGYALLRTSRRQDEAWEFIKYAARRDTLTRLFETNQTTPARRSMLTADRYAESGPAHWRVFYDTLDRFPDTAPIPAPPQVAEVEQVLLKHTGTALSSPRSVRPALRRMQGDLEKAMERDV
- a CDS encoding glycoside hydrolase family 32 protein encodes the protein MRGMSRRSLFAGTAVGATAALLPAPPAAARAAACARYRAAYHFTVPDQWKNDPQRPVWIDGEYHYYYLYNPDYFTGGTTAGTAWRLATSTDLVSFRDRGIAVPKDTTPNGDVWSGCAVVDTEGTAGFGRGAVVVLATMEPVEGANTQAQYLYYSTDGGHTFTHHGTDPVLANPGVRDFRDPKVIRDEERGRWVMVLAEQYKVGFYHSTNLRSWTYVGGFVKEGIGVLECPDLFRITAGDGTVRWVLGVSANGKGSGLPNTYAYWTGAFDGTTFTPDASEPQWLDHGWDWYGAVTFEKRDRGGRLDEGTRYAIGWLNNWDYPNTTPTIDSDGFNGTDSIVREVTLKRAASGAYHLASRPVAALDSYVSRTVRLGDLEVDGTRLLDYRGLSYEVSCEITWDALTGAGLQLRRSPDGVRHIDAGVYGDYAFLNRRTTVNPDASGRWQESTSPFDPSGRRVRLRILVDRTSVEMFVDDGRYVHSSEVFPYLIDNRLALFTIGGRAVFRDTVIREFAV
- a CDS encoding TauD/TfdA dioxygenase family protein; this translates as MTTDRATAGERVAGVEVNPVAGHIGAEITGVDLAGELDDAQVAAIREAVLRWKVVFFRGQRLDHAAHVAFARRFGEPVVLGRRGSASPPDFPQIETTADRLELGGRFGMEHDEWLQRRRHTLLRGWHCDHGARIDPPAATILRAQTVPPYGGDTTWSNLAAAYAGLSAPVREFVAGLRAEHRLGVGYQPRPGDDAYLRHLLDHQVASVHPLVRVHPETGERVLYVNGYYVEQIADVSRAESRLLLEMLLEQAVRPEYTVRFRWEPGSVAFWDNRATIHLAPSDNAHLAHPRIMHRVMLAGDVPVGVDGKPSEPITGTEPGRW
- a CDS encoding glycoside hydrolase family 64 protein, whose protein sequence is MLASLKHRLLTAAAAATLLGALLTFGSSPPADAAVPATIPLKITNSSGRGEPVYIYTLGTSLTTGQQGWADAGGTFHAWPAGGNPPTPAPDASIPGPAAGQSKTIQIPKLSGRIYFSYGQKLDFRLTTGGLVQPAVQNPSDPNRNILFNWSEYTLNDSGLWLNSTQVDMFSAPYSVGVQRADGSVSSTGRLKSGGYSAVFNTLRAQSGGWGGLIQTRPDGTVLRALSPLYGVETGALPASVMNDYIDRVWQKYATTTLTVTPFGDQPNTKYFGRVSGGVMNFTNSSGAVVTSFHKPDASSVFGCHRLLDAPNDQVRGPISRTLCAGFNRSTLLTNPNQPDTSSANFYKDAVTNHYARIIHDRMADGKAYAFAFDDVGHHESLVHDGNPQQASLTLDPFD
- a CDS encoding dienelactone hydrolase family protein, producing the protein MTTAQGTDVDIPTEDGTADAYLTHPGDGGPRPAVLFYMDALGLRPQLKSMADRLAEAGYVVLVPNVFYRHGRAPVVELPDFIDAEARGGLFQRIMPMVQALTPELAMRDAGAYLRWLTERPEVTDRPIAVTGYCFGARLSLLTAGTYPDRVAAAAGFHGAQLATEAPDSAHLLADRITAELYFGHADHDPAMPPEQIERLEDALTAAGVRHRCEVYPDAPHGFTQADTESYQAEGDKRHWAALLDLLDRTF